The Vibrio coralliirubri DNA window GGTGCGATGTTAAACCTTGCTAAAGCCTGCACCGAAGAGGTGATTGTTCCAGAGCATATTCAATGTTGTGGTTGGGCAGGTGATAAAGGCTTCACTACACCAGAGCTGAATGAGGCGGCGGTACACCCACTCAAGGAACAAGTGCCGAGCAACTGCACTCGTGGCTTCAGTAACAGCCGAACTTGTGAGATCGGTTTATCGCACCACAGTGGCATTCCGTATCAATCAATCTTGTACTTGGTGGACGAAGTGGCGCAATAGTCCCATTCATATTGTGAGCGACGTACTCTAGCTTAAAACGAAAAATGGCAGCCCAATCAGGCTGCCATTTGTTTATTCGATTTAAAACGTATTACCGAGCTAGATATTGCTGAGCTAGCGGCTACTGAGCTAAGCGCACCAACTCTTCTGGCGAGTAGTGTTCAGCCTCTGCACCTTTGGCGATTAAGTCGATCACTTGGAACTCGTTCATGTCACCAAACTCTTTGGTTAAGTAATCACGGAACGCTTTCTCGTTCGGCCATTTACCTCGCACGATATAGCCATCTTCTTTATCGAAATCTTCCGTTTCAAAGAAAGAAAAATCGGTCATACCAATATTGTGGCAATACAAAACGAGATACATGTTGAATCCTTAACACTTAACACTTAACACTTAACACTTAACTAGGGTCTGTTTAACTTTTGAGCCGTTCAAAAAGCGTCTCTAAAAGCAGGGCTAAGGTTACATCATAAATACTAAATCGAATACCCAATCGAATCGTCAATTTAGAAACCTCAGCGACCGGCTCTTTTCGTTAGTCATCAAACATCATGTTAATGGCTGCACCCAACAAGATCAGCCCAACAATTGGCCCCATGACTGCTAATGGTGCGCGCTCAATGTAGGGCAGGTTCTCTGCGATCATCAAACCCCATTCAGGTGTCGGTGGCTTAGCCCCTAATCCGATGAAGCTCAGCGAGGTCAGGCTTAGAGTGATGACCGGTAACCTCAACATCGCGTGTCTTAACAACGGTGGCAATACATACGGAAGTAAGTAGAAACGGAAGATTCTAAGCTTACTGGTGCCCCATAGTGGCGCGAGGTGCGTATAAGGTTGCGCCTTGGCTTCTACGATCAAGCTTGAGCAGTGTGCAGCTAGAGGCGCCCACGATACCAATACAATCGCGATTAAGGCGCTGTTCGGATTCATCCCCGTTAAACCTGCAACAAGCAAGCCTGCGATGATGTATGGGGTACCCTTAGTGATCTCGATAAGGCCTTGGCTAAAGCGGGTGTTGAAACCCATGATGATGCCTGTCACCAAACTCAAGAACGTTGCTAAAATACCGGCTTGGAAGGTCGCAACCATACCAGAACCAATTCTCGCCAGTAGGTCTCTGCCAATGCCATCTGCGCCCAAAGGTGCCTGCCAACTCGGCGATGCCAAACGTGCAAACTGGCTAGTGTATGGGTCTCGGAATGCAGCCCATACAACGATAGCAATTAGGAAAGAGAAGATCGCAAAAGCAGTGACACGCTTTGCGCGGTTCTGGGTAAAACGAAACGAAGAGTGACTACTGATGAGCTTGCCGCTTTTCAGGCTGTGGCCAAGAATCAATTGCTGAACAAACAAACTCATGCTGCTCACGGCAATTGAAAATAGCAGCAACACCAATAAGCCGCCTTGCAGCGTTGGTAAGTCTTGCGCCTTGGCTGCACCAAGAATCATGCGCCCGATACCAGGGATCGAGAAGATAAGCTCAACCGCGACTGCGCCACCAGTTAAGCCAATCACGATCATCGCGATTTGTGGGATCAGGCTGCTCAGTGCTCTTTTCAGCGCAAAGCGAATAATTTGATTGGAATGAACGTTGGCACTGAGCCAAGTGATCACCCAAGGTTCATTGAGAACGCGTTGTAAACTGTCTCTGAGTAGACGACTAAACAAGCCACTTGCAGGCAGTGCGAGCGCTAAACTCGGTAGC harbors:
- a CDS encoding ABC transporter permease subunit; translated protein: MLSAETLRRTLFFLTPWLSRIASLIVVVILVGLMPDIAGIDPSQSILRARAGQQHLLTPEALAAVRADLQLDRSAIERLLDWVGSAFSGDLGESWIDGSSVALSIQKTASTSLFLMSSALVMTFVLCGAGLLATLRSWKKGKLGQSYSSLSTVLISLPEYVVASVLILVFSIWLGWLPPYGWQGWQDIWLPSLALALPASGLFSRLLRDSLQRVLNEPWVITWLSANVHSNQIIRFALKRALSSLIPQIAMIVIGLTGGAVAVELIFSIPGIGRMILGAAKAQDLPTLQGGLLVLLLFSIAVSSMSLFVQQLILGHSLKSGKLISSHSSFRFTQNRAKRVTAFAIFSFLIAIVVWAAFRDPYTSQFARLASPSWQAPLGADGIGRDLLARIGSGMVATFQAGILATFLSLVTGIIMGFNTRFSQGLIEITKGTPYIIAGLLVAGLTGMNPNSALIAIVLVSWAPLAAHCSSLIVEAKAQPYTHLAPLWGTSKLRIFRFYLLPYVLPPLLRHAMLRLPVITLSLTSLSFIGLGAKPPTPEWGLMIAENLPYIERAPLAVMGPIVGLILLGAAINMMFDD